The following is a genomic window from Thermodesulfobacteriota bacterium.
GGACAAAGCCGCGACCCCGAGCCGCTGTGCTCGCCGTTGGGTGGTGGAAGCCAGCCATTCCTGGATGAACCGGTTCCGCAAGATCCTGGTCCGATTTGAGAAGACAGACCTCAGCTACTTGGCCTTGATGCACCTTGCCTGCTCCTTCATTGTCTGGCGAAAAGCTCTCCCTATTTGGGGATAAGCCCTAAGGCTTTCAATTCTCGCCCAAGGCTCTCGTGATCCATGGTCCTATCCTGGCTCTTCTCGCCTAACGCCCGCCCTCAACAGTTGCCGGAAGCGCGCCAGCGCTGTAGGCAATCCGCTTGCAGGGCCTTGTTGGCCATTTCTAGTTTGTGCCAGCTTGGAATTCATCGCCCAAGGAACTGCTCAAGTCTTCTACTTCCGCCATAGATCGCTCCGGATACCTGGTTTAGGTCAGCGGGGAAGCACTGCTCCCCGAATGGAGTGGCGAAGAGATCGCTCTCCACAAGGAACGGCATGTCGACCGCCCCCTGCTCAACCGAGTCAATCGCGTATGGAATCGCGTACCCTCGCAAGGCCACCATGTCATGGGCTATAAGGGAACGAAAGAAGCAAGGGAGGACCGCTAGCATTTGATGGAGGGCGCACAAAGACTTAACAGCATTCGCCAGGGTGCACTGCGCATACTGCTCGATTCGCTCATGCTTTAGTTTGTTGTATGCATCCCACCAGTCGAGATCTATTGCGCCATTCTGCTTCTGAATGGTCCAAGTATAGAATGGGGCGAGCAATACCGGAGGGTACTGGTAGATAATGCTGCTCTTCCTAGACAGAGAATAGCGCCGTTCATATTGGGTTGCGAAATGCGTTATGTTGAGATTCTTGCGTTTACTTCGGCAGTCTGAAGGATTGAACTCCATTCGGAATATAGAATCGACGAGTCCTCCAGCTTCCAGGACGATGCCCGCCAGGAGTGGCAGGGTAGCGTTGTGGTTCCAGTTTATCGGGACCGTGCGAAGATAGCCGCGCAGCCGACTTTCGAGATCTATGAACCACTCTATTACAAGCTCGGCTTCGGTCTGATCCATTTCCACTCCCTGGTTTCACCTGCACATTTGTATTCGATCCAGTGCGCAGGCTGTGCGGCGGGCGCTTGCGAGGGCCGTCCCAGCCCTTTATTGGCCTAAGCTCCGATATGGTGTACGGCGCCGAGTGCCTGATCTGGTTCCGGAGAAAAGTTTAAGAGATCCCTGTAGCCGAAGTCGTAGACCGGTGGAGGAAAGAGCACGTGCGTCGTGAGCAGCACTCCGTCCCCCAGCCAGTTGTAGGCATCCTTAAGGCTGACTCTAACGATGCCAGCGATCACACCTGAGTACTCCATCACAAGGGTCGCGGCGGATGACTTCTTTCTGACAAGCAGGCCGTGCTGGGCGTGGGGTCTAAGAAATGTTGACGGGCAGGCAACCCTAAGGTCGATAGATTGGGTCTCCTTGCCCTCAGCGAAACCCGGGCAGTGCTCGACGGGATCGTTGCCGACCTCCAGCAGCAGAATATAGGCGTATGCATCGTCCCCGTCTTCTTGAGTGGGCCGCCGTTCGAAGTGGAGGTACTTACCCCTTGGGCCCGTGGCGTGGACAGTGTGACAGGCAAACCACAGGGCAACCCAGACATTGTCGACGACGTCGATCCACCGTGACCTGATGCCGTAATGTTGAAGAAGTGGCTCCCAAGCGTACTCGGGTACTTGCCTCAGAATCTTGCCTTGCTGCCGGCATGCTTCGATGTAGCGGTTCATCGCCCTGTTGCGCTTTGCGCACGTCGCTTGAGAACCGATCCCTCGGTACAGGCTTGGCGTCAGGCTAAGCCCATGCAGAGCGCATTGCCCCCTGTAATAGACTGAGGTCAGGTGTTCCTTTCCATGCATATGCTTCAGGTAGCCGCACGCTTGTATCAGAAGATGAGGTCTTCGCACGTGATACACCATGGCATTCTCTTTGGTGTCGAGCAGGTATTCGCCATGGCGGCTCGTGAGCTTTTCGAGGCGCGAGACATTCATGTCTTTTCCTATTTAGGCCAACAGGTATTACCTAGCGTGCGGGGTAGCGCGGTAATGGATCGACAATTGCCGCTCGCGGGGTAAGTCATTTATCACAGATGTCTGCGATAACCATTATCGCAGACGAGCTCGCACTTTCCCCCTTGACGAATCGGGATGCCGCGGCAGACTTACGCACGACATGCGCATGCATCGGAACCCGTGGAAAGGGGGAGAACCATGGCCACCACCGCGGCCGCCACGACGCCACTGGAGGAGCTTTGGGCACGGTACCGCTCGGTTCTCGGGCGACAGCGGATGACCCCGAACGCCGCTCAGTGGCACGAGAAGTGGGCCCGGCACTTCGTGTGGAACCGCGACCGGGCGGCCCTCGACGCCCTCTCGGCGCAGCAGGTTGGTGCTTCCGGTTCGGGCGCAAAGCCGGGGCCGGGAGGCCGCAAGTTTCCGTGTACGTCTGGGACGAGGGTTCGCGGGCAAGCCCGCTCCTACGGGCCGTGACGACAAGAGGCCGCCTCCGCGGGCGTCTGCCTGCGGCTGCGGCCTCTTGGCTTCGGTCGGGTGCGACCTGGCTGCCCGGTCCCCTCATGGCGCCACCCCCGTGGAGCGAGTTGTTTTCGTATAGCGCGGGGGAGGGTGAGGGTGCAAGGGGAAGTTGGAGGTAACGGGTGACGGGTGGATGGTCTGGAAGTAGGGGGGGATGAAACGCATAATGGGGGCTCGGACGGCGACGGCGTGGGGCGGGCAGGGGGAGGGGAGGACGTTGATGAGGTCAGGCTCTCCGTGCCTCCGGGCGCTGGGTGACGCCCCCTTGCCGGGGAGGGCCGGGGAACGATGAGGCGCCGATCCCGGGGGGCTGGCGGGGCACCTGCGTGGTGCCGGGCGTGCGGGATGTGCTGCGAGGAGTTCGGCGATACCCTTGCCGCGGAGGAGGCCGACCTGGCGCGCTGGCGGGCCGAGGGCCGGCGGGATCTGCTGGCGCGGGTGGGTGAGGGGGGCGCCCTATGGATCGACCCGGAGACCGGGCGCGCCTTGGACCACTGCCCGTTTCTCGCCCGAACCGGCGCGGGCGCCAGCCTGTGTTCGATCCACGAGACGAAGCCCGCCATGTGCGGGGCCTACCCGGACGACGCCCACGGCTTCCACTGTGCGGCAGGAATTTGGTTCGGGGGTTCCGGACGGCGGCAGGCATAGGTACGGCGATCAGGGGCCCCGTGGCCGCACCGCGAAGCGCGAGCAAGGGGCGCATCGTTCAGGGGTGCCAATCCTTCGGGGATGTCAGCGGGGCTTCGCCTCGGAGCGTGGCGTCGCAACAGCCCTTCAAGCTGTCTCCTGATCGAGACCTAAATCGGTATCGGGGTCGATTTCGATATCGATATCGATTTCGACCGGGACGGGGTGCCCAAGCCCCTCGGGCCCACCCCGAGGGTATGCCCGGAGACGGGACGCCTGGTCGAAGATTCCCGGTCCCCATAGATTTCTAGTGCAGGAAGCCCCCGCCCCCGCCCTCGTCGTCGTCCTCGTCCTCGTCGTCTTCGTCCTCCAGCTCTTCGCCCCCGCTCCCCAGGAGCGCCTCGGCCATGGCCACGGCCTCGTGGGCCGCCTCCGCAACGTCCTCGTCGGGGGAGTCGAACAGGGGCGCCAGGAGTTGCTCGGCCTCCTCCGGGCGGACCCCGACGACCGCCTCCACGGCAGCCAGGAGGAGCGCCTTGTCCGGGGTGCCCTCCCGAAGGACGCGGACCAGGTGGGGCCACGCCGCTTCGACGCCCCAGGTGCCCGAGGCGTGGACGGCCTCACAGCGGATGAGGGAGTCGTCGCTCCGGAGGGCCTCTAGGATTTGCCGGTCGAAGCCCGGCACGAACCGCATGCAGAAGACCGCGGTCAGCTCCCACTCCGGATCGCCGCTCATGTAGGCGGCGCGCACCGCGTCGGCGTGCCATTCCCGGGGGGCCCGCACCGAGGCCTCCAGGACCCTCCGCCGGACCTCCTTGGGAACTCCGGCGTCCCGGTACAGGCCCAGAAGGGTCTCCTGGGCGACGCGGAACGTGCGCTCCGAGATGGGCACCTCTTCCGGGTCCTCGAACCCCTCGGTCTCGGCATACTCCAGCGCGGGGCCCAGGGAAATGGCCGCCTGGCCCCGCAGCGCCGCCGATTCGGAGGGCCGGCGCAGCAGCGCCAGGAGCGCCGCGGCAATCCCGTCGTCGATGACCGTGAAGTCGCCGGCGAGCTCTGCTGCCAGGAGGCGGTCTTCCTCCCCGGCCGCGGCGTCCTGGAGAACCCGGAGGAGTTGGCCGCCGGTGCCTTCCGGCCAGTCCCAGGGGGGTATGTCCCGCAACGACTTCCAGTCCATGGGCTTCCCTTTCTCCCTTCGGGGTAGGCGCCGCACCTCGGGGCCGGCTCGGCACCGGCGGCCGGCAGGAGCCCCTGTCTACCACCCTCGCGGCGGCGCGGCAAGGGCCGCCCCGACCGGTGCCGGCTTGGCCCGTGCCGGCCGAAAGCGTTCTTTCCCGCGGGCGGCGGGCAGGGCAGCGGCGCCCGGCGATGCCACGCCGGTGCGCGATTGCGGCACTTCCCCCCGTTGACGCGGGGCGAGAATCGGGAGATCGTAGCGGGCCTGCGCCTCCCCCCTCCAACCCAGGTGCTTCGGTGAACTCGAACCGGCCGTTCGACCTCAAAGCCCTCCTGCTCCTCTCCGCCGGCCACATGGTGACCGACATCTACCAGGGAGCGCTCCCGGGGCTGTTGCCCCTGCTCCGGGACAAGCTCGACCTCTCTTACGCGGCGGCGGGCGCCATCCTGCTGGCTTCGAATCTGACTTCGTCCGTGGTCCAGCCTGTCTTCGGGATGGTCTCGGACCGCCGGGAGAAGCCGATTCTCCTGCCGCTCGGGTGCCTGTTTGCGGGGGCAGGATTTTCCCTCCTTGCCCTTCCGTCGAGTTACCTCCTGGTGCTTCTCCTGGTCGCGGTGAGCGGATTCGGGGTGGCCTCGTACCACCCCGAAGGGTACAAGACCGCCTCCTTCTTCACGGGCACCCGGGCCGCTGCCGGGATGTCGCTGTTCTCGGTGGGGGGGAACCTGGGGTTCGCCATCGGGCCCGCCCTGTGCCTTTGGGTGGTGACGGGCCTGGGGCTCACCTCCCTGCCGGTGATGATCGTCCCCTCGCTGCTCTTCGTGGCCCTGATCACCGTGTTCCGGCGCCGGCTCACGGTGACCCAGGAGCGGCGGGGACCGGGCGGGGGGGCGGCGCAACCGCTCCCGCCGGGAACGATGCGCGCCCTGGGGCTCCTGGTGGGGACGGTCGTGATGCGGTCCTGGACCCAGGCGGGGCTCATGACCTTCATCCCCTTCTACACCATCGACGTGCTGGGTCAGGACCCCGTGCAGGCGGGCAAGCTCGTCTCGATCTTCCTCCTGGGAGGGGTGCTGGGCACCCTGGGGGGCGCGCCCCTGGCGGACCGGTGGGGACACCGGCGCTACCTGATCGGGTCCCTGGCGGCGGCATCGGCCCTCTTTCCCCTCGTACCGGCGCTGCGGGGCACTGCCCAGGCGCTGCTCCTCGGGGTCTTCGGGGCGGTGCTGATCTCGACCTTTACGGTGACGGTGGTCATGGCCCACCAACTGCTGCCCCGCAACCGGGGCGTGGCGTCGGGGCTGATGGTGGGGTTTGCCATCGGTACGGGAGGGATCGGGGTGACCCTGCTCGGGGCCGTGGCCGACCGATTCGGGGTGCCGGCGGCGCTTCACGCGATCGGGGTGCTGCCGGTGCTGGGCCTGCTCCTGAGCCTGCTGCTGCGCTACCGTCCGGAGGCGCCCCGGGAGGAACCCGCTCCTACCGGGTCTGCGCCAGCCGCGCCACCACCTCGTCCGCCAGGGCCAGGCAGGCGGTGAGGCCGGGGGACTCGATGCCGAAGAGGTTCACGAGGCCGGGGATGCCGTGTGCCCGGGAGCCCTGGACGAGGAAGTCGGCGGGGGGCTCCCCCGGTCCGGCGATCTTGGGCCGGATGCCGGCGTAGCCCGGCTGGAGGGACCCGGAGGGGACGTCGGGCCAGTAGCGGGCCACCGCCGCCGCAAACGCCGGGGCTCGGGCGGGGTCCACCCGGTAGTCCTCCCGGTCCACCCACTCCACGTCGGGCCCGAAGCGGGGCTGCCCCGCGAGGTCGAGGGTGAGGTGGATGCCGAGCCCCGCCTGCTCGGGGGCGGGGTAGACGAGGTGGCGAAAGGGGGCGCGGCGCCCCAGGGTGAAGTAGCTGCCCTTGCACAGGTAGGCCGGGGGCACGGCGGCGGCAGGCATCCCCTCCAGCGCCCGGGCGAGCCCGGGCGCCCCCAGGCCGGCGCTGTTGACCACCGAGCGGCACGAGAGCTCCATGGGCTCGGCTCCGTCGACCCTCAGGACGAGCTCCCCCGGGCTCACCCTGCCTCCCCGCACGGTGCTCCGCAGGGCCAGCGTCGCCCCCCGGGCCTGGGCCTCGGCCAGGAGGGCCACCATAAGCCCGTGGCTGTCGACGATGCCGGTGGAGGGGGAAAAGAGCGCGGCGGCGCACCGCAGCGAGGGCTCCCGCGCCCGGGCCTCGGCCCCGGTGAGCCAGGAGAGGTCCTCGACCCCGTTGGCCTCGGCCGTGGCCCGCAGCCGCTCCAGGGCGGGAAGCTCGTCGGGCTGCGCCGCCACCACGAGCTTGCCCAGCCGACGGTGCGCGACCCCCCGCTCGGCGCAGAAGGCGTAGAGCCGGTCGCGCCCCTCCCGGCAGAGCCGGGCCTTGAGGCACCCCGGCGGGTAGTAGAGGCCGGCGTGCACGACCTCGCTGTTGCGCGACGAGATGCCCGTCCCGAAGGCGCCGGCCTCCTCCAGGATCAGCACCTCCCGGCCCGCCCGCGCCAGCGCCCCGGCTGCCGCCAGGCCCACCACCCCGGCGCCGATCACCGCGCAGTCGATCCGCTCCACGCCGGCGCCTTCTTCAGGGCTCGTTGAGCGCCCAGTCGTACTCGTAGCGCAGCTTGCCCGAGTAGCCCTCCAGGGCTTCCCGCAACGGCTCCTGGGCGTGACGTCGCAGATGGGCCAGCACGCCCTCGGCCGAGCCGCCGAAGTCCGCCTGGAACCAGTCGTAGATGCTCGACACCACGAGCCGGCCCTCCTCCAGGCGCGCGCCCCGGGGGTGGTTTACGTACTCCCGGGCGGCCTGCTCCAGGAGCCTCTCGGTGTTCTCCGCCGTAAACGCCTCGGTTTGGAGGTTGGGGCACCCCAGGCTCGCGCAGTTCACGGCATAGTGCACCCGGTTGTCCTGCCAGAGGGGGCGCAGAATCCGGTGCTCGATGTCGTCCAGCGAGACCTCCTCGCCCTCCACGGTCAGGAGCTTCGCCCGCCAGGGGCCCGAGGAGAACCAGCCCGGCGAGATATCGATCTTTCGGATGCTCGTCACCGGGTAGTGGCCGAGCACCACCCGCACGGTGAGGGCATTGTAGAGGTTGATCCAGTAGGCCTTCTGCTCGGCGCGGTCGAGCTCCGAGACCCCCACCCCCTGGAGGTCCTCCAGGTACTGCTCCAGCGCCTGCTTGCCGGCCATGCCGACCTCGGGGTACCGCACCCGGTGAATGCCCGAGGGGTGATCGGCCACCAGGTACTCCCGCAGGAAGGCGTCCCAGGGCTCGTGGTTCACCCGGAGCCGGCTCCCCGCCTGGTGGGCCTCCCACCGGGGCCAGGGGTCCGCCTTGGGTGCCCCCGAAGCCGAAGAGGCCAGGAGCAGGACCGCAGCGCACCCGAGCAGCGCAGCCCGGCACGGCCCCCTCGAGGGGGAGCGAAGGGTCAGGGAGGGCAGAGGAGCCATCGGCATGGGCAGGGTCCTTCCGGGCGCCGTGCGCGGCCCGCATCCGAGACCGCGCCCGGGCCGCGTTTCGATGGGGGCCGCGGGCCGCCGGCGGGGGAACCATAGCGGATGGGGGACGGGTGTCAACGGGCCGACGACGGCGGGGAAATGCCGGGGCTTCGCACCGCCCCGTGAGGTGGAGGCGGAACCTCGAAAGGTTGGCCGTTCAGAAGCGACAGTGCAGGGAGGCGACGAGGCGCTCGGCGGCGGAGTAGGGGTCCACCCGCCGGGCCTCGAGATCCCGCAGGAGCGCGGCGTAGTCCGGATTGCCCTCCACCCCGCCGAAAATCTTCTCGGCGGCCAGCTCCTTGACGAGCTGCCGGAAGAAGTGCACCTCGCGCAGGGCCATGCGGTCGGAGAGCTTGCCCGAAGAGACGAGGTGCTCCCGATGGGCGAGGCAGGCGTCCACGAGCTCCGGGATACCCTCGCTCTTCACCGCCACCGTGCGCAGCACCCGGGGCTGCCAGTCCCCCGGGGGGGTGTGGCGCATCTCGAGCATGACCGTGAGCTGCTTGACCACCTCGTCCGCCCCCGGCTTGTCGGCCTTGTTCACGATGAAGACGTCGCCGATCTCCAGGATCCCCGCCTTCATGGCCTGGATGTCGTCCCCCAGGCCGGGCAGGCTCACCACCGCGGTGGTGTGGGCCAGATCGACCACCTCCACCTCATCCTGGCCCACCCCCACGGTCTCCACCAGGACGACGTCGTAGCCCATGGCGTCGAGCACGAGCACCGCCTCGCCGGTGGCCCGGCTCAATCCCCCAAGGTGCCCGCGGGTGGCCATGGAGCGCACGAAGACCCCCTCGTCGGTGGCGTGGCGCTGCATCCGCACCCGGTCCCCCAGGATGGCGCCCCCCGAGAACGGGCTCGACGGGTCCACGGCCACCACCCCTACGGTCTTGCCCCGGCTGCGCAGCTCTCCGATGATCCGGTCCACCAGGGTGGACTTTCCCGCCCCCGGGGGCCCCGTGATCCCCAGGAGGTAGGCCCGCCCCGTGTGGGGGTAGAGACCCTTCAGGGCTTCGATTCCCTCCGGATCTCCCTCCTCCAGGAGCCGGATGAGCCGGGCGCCCGCGAGCTGGCTGCCCTTGAGGGCATCTTCCACGTACCGCATGGCCAAACCCCTTCCCGGGCGCCTACCCCACGTTCGCCTGGAGGAACGACGTGATCTCCTGGAGCGGGGTGCCCGGCCGGAAC
Proteins encoded in this region:
- a CDS encoding IS5/IS1182 family transposase → DKAATPSRCARRWVVEASHSWMNRFRKILVRFEKTDLSYLALMHLACSFIVWRKALPIWG
- a CDS encoding HEAT repeat domain-containing protein yields the protein MDWKSLRDIPPWDWPEGTGGQLLRVLQDAAAGEEDRLLAAELAGDFTVIDDGIAAALLALLRRPSESAALRGQAAISLGPALEYAETEGFEDPEEVPISERTFRVAQETLLGLYRDAGVPKEVRRRVLEASVRAPREWHADAVRAAYMSGDPEWELTAVFCMRFVPGFDRQILEALRSDDSLIRCEAVHASGTWGVEAAWPHLVRVLREGTPDKALLLAAVEAVVGVRPEEAEQLLAPLFDSPDEDVAEAAHEAVAMAEALLGSGGEELEDEDDEDEDDDEGGGGGFLH
- a CDS encoding MFS transporter, coding for MNSNRPFDLKALLLLSAGHMVTDIYQGALPGLLPLLRDKLDLSYAAAGAILLASNLTSSVVQPVFGMVSDRREKPILLPLGCLFAGAGFSLLALPSSYLLVLLLVAVSGFGVASYHPEGYKTASFFTGTRAAAGMSLFSVGGNLGFAIGPALCLWVVTGLGLTSLPVMIVPSLLFVALITVFRRRLTVTQERRGPGGGAAQPLPPGTMRALGLLVGTVVMRSWTQAGLMTFIPFYTIDVLGQDPVQAGKLVSIFLLGGVLGTLGGAPLADRWGHRRYLIGSLAAASALFPLVPALRGTAQALLLGVFGAVLISTFTVTVVMAHQLLPRNRGVASGLMVGFAIGTGGIGVTLLGAVADRFGVPAALHAIGVLPVLGLLLSLLLRYRPEAPREEPAPTGSAPAAPPPRPPGPGRR
- the meaB gene encoding methylmalonyl Co-A mutase-associated GTPase MeaB, with translation MRYVEDALKGSQLAGARLIRLLEEGDPEGIEALKGLYPHTGRAYLLGITGPPGAGKSTLVDRIIGELRSRGKTVGVVAVDPSSPFSGGAILGDRVRMQRHATDEGVFVRSMATRGHLGGLSRATGEAVLVLDAMGYDVVLVETVGVGQDEVEVVDLAHTTAVVSLPGLGDDIQAMKAGILEIGDVFIVNKADKPGADEVVKQLTVMLEMRHTPPGDWQPRVLRTVAVKSEGIPELVDACLAHREHLVSSGKLSDRMALREVHFFRQLVKELAAEKIFGGVEGNPDYAALLRDLEARRVDPYSAAERLVASLHCRF
- a CDS encoding DUF547 domain-containing protein translates to MPMAPLPSLTLRSPSRGPCRAALLGCAAVLLLASSASGAPKADPWPRWEAHQAGSRLRVNHEPWDAFLREYLVADHPSGIHRVRYPEVGMAGKQALEQYLEDLQGVGVSELDRAEQKAYWINLYNALTVRVVLGHYPVTSIRKIDISPGWFSSGPWRAKLLTVEGEEVSLDDIEHRILRPLWQDNRVHYAVNCASLGCPNLQTEAFTAENTERLLEQAAREYVNHPRGARLEEGRLVVSSIYDWFQADFGGSAEGVLAHLRRHAQEPLREALEGYSGKLRYEYDWALNEP
- a CDS encoding YkgJ family cysteine cluster protein produces the protein MRRRSRGAGGAPAWCRACGMCCEEFGDTLAAEEADLARWRAEGRRDLLARVGEGGALWIDPETGRALDHCPFLARTGAGASLCSIHETKPAMCGAYPDDAHGFHCAAGIWFGGSGRRQA
- a CDS encoding NAD(P)/FAD-dependent oxidoreductase, with protein sequence MERIDCAVIGAGVVGLAAAGALARAGREVLILEEAGAFGTGISSRNSEVVHAGLYYPPGCLKARLCREGRDRLYAFCAERGVAHRRLGKLVVAAQPDELPALERLRATAEANGVEDLSWLTGAEARAREPSLRCAAALFSPSTGIVDSHGLMVALLAEAQARGATLALRSTVRGGRVSPGELVLRVDGAEPMELSCRSVVNSAGLGAPGLARALEGMPAAAVPPAYLCKGSYFTLGRRAPFRHLVYPAPEQAGLGIHLTLDLAGQPRFGPDVEWVDREDYRVDPARAPAFAAAVARYWPDVPSGSLQPGYAGIRPKIAGPGEPPADFLVQGSRAHGIPGLVNLFGIESPGLTACLALADEVVARLAQTR
- a CDS encoding FRG domain-containing protein, whose amino-acid sequence is MNVSRLEKLTSRHGEYLLDTKENAMVYHVRRPHLLIQACGYLKHMHGKEHLTSVYYRGQCALHGLSLTPSLYRGIGSQATCAKRNRAMNRYIEACRQQGKILRQVPEYAWEPLLQHYGIRSRWIDVVDNVWVALWFACHTVHATGPRGKYLHFERRPTQEDGDDAYAYILLLEVGNDPVEHCPGFAEGKETQSIDLRVACPSTFLRPHAQHGLLVRKKSSAATLVMEYSGVIAGIVRVSLKDAYNWLGDGVLLTTHVLFPPPVYDFGYRDLLNFSPEPDQALGAVHHIGA